One candidate division WOR-3 bacterium DNA window includes the following coding sequences:
- the rpmE gene encoding 50S ribosomal protein L31 produces the protein MKKGIHPKYIPCVITCACGNRVETYSTKEKISVDICSRCHPFFTGKQKIVDSAGRVEKFVKKYQQRTKPSSKKKTE, from the coding sequence ATGAAGAAGGGAATCCATCCTAAATATATTCCGTGTGTGATAACCTGCGCCTGTGGTAATCGGGTAGAGACATATTCTACAAAGGAAAAGATTTCGGTAGATATATGTTCTCGGTGCCACCCATTTTTCACGGGTAAACAAAAGATCGTTGATTCAGCAGGTAGAGTTGAGAAATTTGTTAAGAAATATCAGCAGAGAACAAAACCTTCATCAAAAAAGAAGACGGAGTAA